A portion of the Algisphaera agarilytica genome contains these proteins:
- a CDS encoding PAS domain-containing sensor histidine kinase — translation MGPNTSPPTSNPGRPPRASLRLLAGATAALALVSCGVLVAAWLPDALSHGFLQDKHLFAGGLCVVLLGLQGLTLRSMLKRSRTLEHVGGALSAWSHGEPDLHTMRITATPDAISQQWNRLIDELEEARQATRDAEALQELTLSATGSQDHSDTFDALPHGVVLINPDATIAAANGAASRVLMRSRDRLVGAPMDKVLPKAQPLMERVQLVLDQTDSRGGSVEIEVAADEEETTIMRATIRPVGKPGQLRSALVFFEDVTQQRTADQSRNLFVAQATHELRTPLTNIGLYLERAIDLDDDETADRAECLNVINQEVLRLGRVVEEVLSVSEIEAGSLKVRHDDVRVDQIMQSLEHEYQPQAREKDIDLLFDLPPKLSVVQGDREKITLALHNLLGNAIKYTPAEGKVRVQLLEVDNDITVSVTDTGIGINEDELSKVFEKFYRAQDDRLQGIGGSGLGLALARDVIRLHGGDITVESELNKGSTFTLRLPINAAVSST, via the coding sequence ATGGGACCCAACACGTCCCCACCGACATCAAACCCCGGGCGACCGCCTAGGGCATCGCTGCGCCTGCTCGCCGGCGCCACGGCGGCCCTTGCGCTCGTCTCTTGTGGCGTCCTGGTCGCGGCCTGGCTGCCCGACGCGCTGAGCCACGGCTTCCTCCAGGACAAACACCTCTTCGCCGGCGGGTTGTGCGTGGTTCTGCTGGGCCTTCAGGGCCTCACGCTGCGGTCCATGCTCAAGCGCAGCCGCACCCTCGAACATGTCGGCGGTGCGCTGTCCGCCTGGTCGCACGGCGAGCCGGACCTGCACACCATGCGCATCACCGCCACGCCCGACGCGATCAGCCAGCAATGGAACCGGCTGATCGACGAACTCGAAGAAGCCCGCCAAGCCACGCGAGACGCCGAGGCGTTGCAAGAGCTGACCCTGTCGGCGACCGGCAGCCAGGACCACAGCGATACGTTCGACGCATTGCCCCACGGCGTGGTCCTGATCAACCCCGACGCCACGATCGCCGCCGCGAACGGCGCCGCGTCCCGTGTGCTCATGCGCAGCCGCGACCGACTCGTCGGCGCCCCGATGGACAAGGTCCTGCCCAAAGCCCAGCCGCTCATGGAGCGGGTGCAGCTCGTGCTGGATCAAACCGACAGTCGCGGCGGCTCGGTCGAGATTGAGGTCGCGGCCGACGAAGAAGAAACGACCATCATGCGCGCGACCATCCGCCCCGTCGGCAAGCCCGGCCAGCTGCGCAGCGCCCTGGTCTTCTTCGAAGACGTCACCCAGCAACGCACCGCCGACCAATCGCGCAACCTGTTCGTCGCACAGGCCACGCACGAGCTGCGGACCCCGCTGACCAACATCGGGCTGTACCTCGAACGCGCGATCGACCTCGACGACGACGAAACCGCCGACCGCGCCGAGTGCCTCAACGTCATCAACCAGGAAGTCCTCCGGCTCGGCCGGGTGGTCGAGGAAGTGCTGTCGGTCTCGGAGATCGAAGCCGGCTCGCTGAAGGTGCGCCACGACGACGTGCGTGTCGACCAGATCATGCAGAGCCTCGAACACGAATACCAGCCGCAGGCTAGGGAAAAAGACATCGACTTGCTGTTCGATCTGCCGCCGAAGCTTTCGGTGGTGCAGGGCGACCGCGAGAAGATCACCCTCGCACTGCACAACCTGCTGGGCAATGCGATCAAGTACACGCCCGCCGAGGGCAAGGTCCGCGTGCAGCTGCTGGAAGTCGACAACGACATCACCGTCAGCGTCACCGACACCGGCATCGGGATCAACGAAGACGAGCTCAGCAAGGTCTTCGAGAAGTTCTACCGCGCACAGGACGACCGCTTGCAAGGCATCGGCGGCAGCGGGCTCGGGCTCGCGCTGGCACGCGACGTCATCCGCCTGCACGGCGGGGACATCACCGTCGAATCCGAACTCAACAAAGGCAGCACCTTCACGCTGCGTCTGCCGATCAACGCCGCCGTCAGTTCGACCTAA
- a CDS encoding NADPH-dependent FMN reductase: MSTPHILAFAGSLRAGSFNKKLVRCAASAAEAAGTKVTIINLDDYALPVFDEDLEKEGTPENATKLKALMREADGFLIASPEYNSSVSAALKNAIDWASRPAEGEPMLAAFAGKAAVLMAASPGALGGLRGLVHLKAILGNIQVTVLPQQFALSKAFEAFDDEGKLKDEKTAARVADLGSSLAAFLAKHVG; this comes from the coding sequence ATGAGTACACCACACATCCTTGCGTTCGCTGGCAGCCTCCGGGCGGGTTCGTTCAACAAGAAGCTGGTCCGCTGCGCCGCGAGCGCGGCTGAGGCTGCCGGGACCAAGGTGACGATCATCAACCTGGATGATTACGCGTTGCCGGTGTTTGATGAAGACCTGGAGAAAGAGGGCACGCCGGAGAACGCCACGAAGCTCAAGGCGTTGATGCGGGAAGCGGACGGCTTCCTGATCGCTTCGCCGGAGTACAACTCGTCGGTGTCGGCGGCGCTGAAGAACGCGATCGACTGGGCGTCGCGTCCGGCCGAGGGCGAGCCGATGCTCGCGGCGTTTGCGGGCAAGGCCGCGGTGCTGATGGCCGCCTCCCCGGGTGCGCTCGGTGGGTTGCGTGGCCTGGTGCACCTCAAGGCGATCCTGGGCAATATCCAAGTGACGGTTTTGCCTCAGCAGTTCGCGCTGTCCAAAGCGTTCGAGGCGTTTGACGACGAGGGCAAGCTGAAGGACGAGAAGACCGCGGCCCGCGTGGCCGACCTGGGCAGCAGCCTCGCGGCGTTCCTCGCCAAACACGTCGGCTGA
- a CDS encoding Gfo/Idh/MocA family protein, protein MASNDGMNYAPTGKPDPVVEPGEFCFAVTAMDHGHIIGQANGLTEAGATLKYVFDPNHPEAAQSLAEQHNATVPDSLQTILDDPEVQLVAAAAIPNERAPLGIKCMDAGKHYFTDKTPLVSLEQLEHVKAAVARTGKKYMVYFSERLHVECAMHATTLVEQGAIGKVIQVTGFGPHRLGPPENRPDWFYKHEQYGGILCDIGSHQIEQFLTYAGCKDATIQASKVANYNHPGYPELEDFGDCTLIGDNGATMYFRVDWFTPDKLRTWGDGRTFITGTEGTIELRKYVDVAQPDHISDVLILVNSDGEQRMELSGKVGFKFFGQLIRDLLDGTENAMTQEHALKAAELCVRAQMQAQHLTA, encoded by the coding sequence ATGGCCAGCAACGACGGCATGAACTACGCCCCCACCGGCAAACCCGACCCCGTGGTCGAGCCCGGCGAATTCTGTTTTGCCGTCACCGCCATGGATCACGGCCACATCATCGGCCAGGCCAACGGGCTCACCGAGGCCGGGGCGACGCTCAAATACGTCTTCGACCCCAACCACCCCGAAGCCGCACAATCGCTCGCCGAGCAGCACAACGCCACCGTCCCCGACAGCCTGCAAACCATCCTCGACGACCCCGAGGTCCAGCTCGTCGCCGCCGCCGCGATCCCCAACGAGCGCGCCCCGCTGGGCATCAAGTGCATGGACGCGGGCAAGCACTACTTCACCGACAAGACGCCGCTGGTCAGCCTCGAGCAGCTCGAACACGTCAAGGCCGCCGTCGCCCGCACCGGCAAAAAGTACATGGTGTATTTCTCCGAACGGCTGCACGTCGAGTGCGCCATGCACGCCACCACGCTCGTCGAGCAAGGCGCCATCGGCAAGGTCATCCAGGTCACCGGCTTCGGCCCCCACCGCCTCGGCCCGCCCGAGAACCGCCCCGACTGGTTCTACAAACACGAGCAGTACGGCGGCATCCTCTGCGACATCGGCTCACACCAGATCGAGCAGTTCCTCACCTACGCCGGCTGCAAAGACGCCACCATCCAGGCATCCAAGGTCGCCAACTACAACCACCCGGGTTATCCGGAACTCGAAGACTTCGGCGACTGCACTCTCATCGGGGACAACGGCGCGACCATGTACTTCCGCGTCGACTGGTTCACCCCCGACAAGCTCCGCACCTGGGGCGACGGCCGGACGTTTATTACCGGAACCGAGGGCACCATCGAGTTGCGCAAATACGTCGACGTCGCCCAGCCCGATCACATCAGCGACGTGCTCATCCTGGTCAACAGCGACGGCGAGCAACGCATGGAACTCTCCGGCAAGGTCGGCTTCAAGTTCTTCGGCCAGCTCATCCGCGACCTGCTGGACGGCACGGAAAACGCGATGACCCAGGAACACGCCCTCAAAGCCGCCGAGCTCTGCGTGCGGGCACAGATGCAGGCCCAGCACCTGACCGCCTGA
- a CDS encoding GspH/FimT family pseudopilin, translated as MHTSAKPPIPCRVARPGFSLVELVLTLIIIGLVAAMAVPRYGEAQARYRADAAAQRVVANLENAQTQAASSSGDITVWFRVYLDIFEITANASADNAELIYQTHLSEDPYFCDITEADFGGNHFVVFDGFGKPNTGGTATLEVGGLTRTITLDPDTGKATIQ; from the coding sequence GTGCACACATCCGCGAAGCCTCCCATCCCGTGCCGCGTCGCCCGCCCCGGTTTCAGCCTGGTCGAGCTGGTACTCACGCTGATCATCATCGGCCTCGTCGCGGCGATGGCGGTACCCCGCTACGGCGAAGCGCAGGCCCGCTACCGCGCCGACGCCGCGGCCCAGCGTGTGGTCGCCAACCTGGAAAACGCCCAGACGCAGGCCGCCAGCTCGAGCGGCGACATCACCGTGTGGTTCCGCGTCTACCTGGACATCTTCGAGATCACCGCCAACGCCTCGGCCGACAACGCGGAGCTGATCTATCAGACCCACCTGTCAGAAGACCCCTACTTCTGCGACATCACCGAGGCCGACTTCGGCGGGAACCACTTCGTGGTCTTCGACGGGTTCGGCAAGCCCAACACCGGCGGCACCGCCACGCTGGAGGTCGGCGGGCTGACGCGGACCATCACGCTCGACCCCGACACCGGAAAGGCGACGATCCAATGA
- a CDS encoding prepilin-type N-terminal cleavage/methylation domain-containing protein, producing MYANPNARGFSLVELVIVVVIVGLLAAIAIPRFSRGAAGATDSALSGDLAVLRNAIEMYGAEHNGTYPLAATFEAQLTQYTKLDGSTSATKDADFPYGPYLHAVPALKVGAAAGGTGIKAVTAAPTLEDADTSVGWLYNQTTGQIYANDTTNIAR from the coding sequence ATGTACGCCAACCCGAACGCCCGTGGATTCAGCCTGGTCGAACTCGTGATCGTTGTGGTCATCGTGGGCCTGCTGGCCGCCATCGCCATCCCCCGCTTCAGCCGCGGCGCTGCGGGTGCCACCGACTCGGCCCTGAGCGGTGACCTGGCCGTCCTGCGTAACGCCATCGAGATGTACGGCGCCGAGCACAACGGCACCTACCCCCTCGCCGCGACGTTTGAAGCCCAACTGACTCAATACACCAAGCTCGACGGCTCGACCAGCGCCACCAAGGACGCCGACTTCCCATACGGCCCCTACCTCCACGCGGTCCCCGCGCTGAAGGTCGGCGCGGCTGCGGGCGGCACCGGCATCAAGGCCGTCACCGCTGCACCCACCCTCGAAGACGCAGACACCTCCGTCGGCTGGCTCTACAACCAGACAACGGGCCAGATCTACGCCAACGACACCACCAACATCGCACGATAA
- a CDS encoding PilN domain-containing protein — MGSGVNLIPAPILARRKERRRVGHGLTATAVYLSLLFVATTGYLTLNPPRSTEAATQTLAVDTEHVAVLRKQVDTLKRDLVEANHQLAGSRVLSERPDWSTLLRLIAQAAGPDVVLHDFSLGTTGPTIEAGAWVTLGGIAADPWTVSSFALRLEDAKLFDVVKIESSRREPFRDRTATAFVLRCELHESGQAEGGP; from the coding sequence ATGGGCAGCGGCGTAAACCTCATCCCCGCACCGATCCTCGCCCGCCGCAAAGAACGGCGCCGCGTCGGCCATGGCCTGACCGCCACCGCGGTCTACCTGTCGCTGCTGTTCGTCGCGACCACGGGCTATCTCACGCTCAACCCGCCCCGCTCGACCGAGGCCGCCACGCAGACGCTGGCGGTCGACACCGAGCATGTCGCGGTCTTGCGCAAGCAGGTCGATACGCTCAAGCGTGACCTGGTCGAGGCCAACCACCAACTCGCGGGCAGTCGTGTGTTGTCCGAGCGTCCCGACTGGAGCACGCTGCTACGGCTGATCGCACAGGCCGCCGGGCCGGACGTGGTGCTGCATGATTTCTCGCTGGGCACCACCGGCCCCACGATCGAAGCGGGCGCGTGGGTCACCCTCGGCGGCATCGCCGCAGACCCGTGGACCGTCTCGTCGTTTGCCCTGCGTCTGGAAGACGCCAAGTTGTTTGACGTCGTGAAGATCGAATCGTCGCGGCGCGAGCCCTTCCGCGATCGCACCGCCACGGCGTTTGTCCTGCGTTGCGAACTGCACGAATCCGGCCAAGCCGAGGGGGGACCGTGA
- a CDS encoding STAS domain-containing protein, translating into MRIDTQKVGAVTVFEPHGPIIQDDAEVFGGRLDQTLRSSMGRLVLDVSGVPYLDSAGLEILADAAKSLQQTGQSLRLSGANETLRTVFDLTELAGMFDHYQDVNTAVRSFL; encoded by the coding sequence ATGCGTATCGACACGCAAAAAGTCGGGGCCGTCACGGTGTTTGAACCCCACGGCCCGATCATCCAGGACGACGCCGAAGTCTTCGGCGGCCGCCTCGACCAGACCCTGCGCTCCAGCATGGGCCGGCTGGTCTTGGACGTCTCGGGCGTGCCGTACCTGGACAGCGCCGGCCTGGAGATCCTCGCCGACGCCGCCAAGTCGCTGCAGCAGACCGGCCAGTCGCTGCGTCTTTCGGGCGCTAACGAAACCCTCCGCACCGTGTTCGACCTCACCGAACTCGCGGGCATGTTCGACCACTACCAGGACGTCAACACGGCGGTGAGGAGCTTCCTGTGA
- a CDS encoding M42 family metallopeptidase, producing the protein MELLEKLTQTPGVPGREGRVRDLIISEIEGLFDDISIDPMGSIIAVRKPTASGADEADSGVPTRVMLAAHMDQIGFLVRHVGEDGFLRVQNVGGFDTRNLFARLVTVATADGDLPGVLNPGGKPVHTATPEERKKIPEVHDLLIDLGLPKEQVKERVKIGDMVTLKSPYTMVGNTIVSQCMDNRVACWVAIEAMRKLVADDTKHACEIHCVFTVQEEVGLRGAITSSYTVQPDIGIGIDVTLCVDTPGSPEDQRCTVQGEGAALTVMDGASIGDVGILEDMERVAEQKSIKTQRSILSRGGTDTAGIQRAAGGTRAFTLSCPTRYIHTVVEMVHIDDLHACRDLMAAYLADVK; encoded by the coding sequence ATGGAACTCCTTGAAAAACTGACGCAGACGCCGGGCGTGCCGGGCCGTGAGGGCCGGGTGCGTGACTTGATTATTTCGGAGATCGAAGGGCTGTTCGACGACATCAGCATCGACCCGATGGGCTCGATTATCGCGGTGCGTAAGCCCACGGCGAGTGGGGCGGATGAAGCAGATTCCGGGGTGCCGACCCGCGTCATGCTCGCGGCCCACATGGACCAGATCGGCTTCCTCGTCCGCCACGTCGGCGAAGACGGTTTCCTGCGCGTGCAAAACGTCGGCGGGTTCGATACCCGCAACCTCTTCGCCCGACTCGTCACGGTCGCCACGGCCGACGGCGATCTGCCCGGCGTGCTCAACCCCGGCGGCAAACCCGTCCACACCGCCACGCCCGAAGAACGCAAAAAGATCCCCGAGGTGCACGACCTGCTCATCGACCTGGGCCTGCCCAAGGAACAGGTCAAAGAGCGCGTGAAGATCGGCGACATGGTCACGCTCAAGTCGCCCTACACCATGGTCGGCAACACGATCGTCAGCCAATGCATGGACAACCGCGTTGCCTGCTGGGTCGCGATCGAGGCGATGCGCAAGCTCGTCGCGGACGACACCAAACACGCCTGCGAGATCCACTGCGTCTTCACCGTCCAGGAAGAGGTCGGCCTCCGCGGCGCGATCACCTCGTCCTACACCGTCCAGCCCGACATCGGCATCGGCATCGACGTCACCCTCTGCGTCGATACCCCCGGCAGCCCCGAAGACCAGCGGTGCACCGTGCAGGGCGAGGGTGCAGCGCTCACCGTGATGGACGGCGCATCCATCGGCGACGTGGGCATCCTCGAAGACATGGAACGGGTCGCTGAGCAGAAGTCGATCAAGACCCAGCGCTCGATCCTGTCCCGCGGCGGCACGGACACGGCCGGCATCCAGCGGGCGGCGGGCGGCACCCGGGCGTTCACGCTGTCCTGCCCGACGCGGTACATCCACACCGTGGTCGAGATGGTCCACATCGACGACCTGCACGCCTGCCGGGACCTGATGGCGGCGTATCTGGCGGATGTGAAGTAA
- a CDS encoding 4a-hydroxytetrahydrobiopterin dehydratase: MSEPLSLQAIETALQTLPGWSYADDKLGKRFGFADFKAALAFINRVGDAAESANHHPEIFNVYNTVEIKLNTHDADGRVTEKDVQLAGAIEQLA, encoded by the coding sequence ATGTCCGAGCCCCTGAGTTTGCAAGCCATCGAAACCGCCCTCCAAACCCTGCCCGGCTGGTCCTACGCCGACGACAAGCTCGGCAAACGCTTCGGCTTCGCCGACTTCAAAGCAGCGCTTGCGTTCATCAACCGCGTCGGCGATGCGGCCGAGTCGGCCAACCACCACCCCGAGATCTTCAACGTGTACAACACCGTGGAGATCAAGCTCAACACCCACGACGCCGACGGCCGGGTGACGGAGAAGGATGTACAGCTTGCGGGTGCGATTGAACAGCTTGCGTAA
- the pilM gene encoding pilus assembly protein PilM, translating into MIGRTPTTPIGLDLGDTVLRAVQLEQRNCRWEARDAIEMSRLYPGQPFNEDEARRLAAVLSRRSFVGQSLVVSLPNGELIRGLVEVNGKTEDGPMFEAALEIERTHALEPGTYELAAWLPPASGNRRQTAVCVNGCKHATSTALLDAFESAGLTVLALDSRACAIGRVLEPPRQGQPQLTAVLDIEAENTELTLIHDGNVVYQRALLDSGLNQAAKRLADHGLSETSARYSLSTFGLAHVEHDYAEPVRKALAGFVRGLVQEAEPALDYAARIYTDLPIERLAVVGCGAAVPALGYELQQQLRLATPAKPIEVASLDQAAAFAVALGMALHPEEVAWAAA; encoded by the coding sequence ATGATCGGACGCACCCCCACCACCCCGATCGGCCTGGACCTGGGCGACACCGTGCTGCGCGCGGTGCAACTGGAACAGCGCAACTGCCGTTGGGAAGCGCGCGACGCGATCGAGATGTCGCGGCTATATCCCGGCCAACCGTTCAATGAAGACGAAGCGCGACGCCTCGCCGCGGTGTTGTCGCGCCGCTCGTTCGTAGGACAGTCGCTGGTGGTCTCGCTGCCCAACGGCGAGCTGATCCGCGGGCTGGTCGAAGTCAACGGCAAGACCGAAGACGGCCCGATGTTCGAAGCGGCTCTCGAGATCGAACGCACCCACGCGCTGGAACCCGGCACGTATGAACTCGCGGCGTGGCTGCCCCCCGCCTCGGGCAACCGCCGGCAGACCGCGGTGTGCGTCAACGGCTGCAAGCACGCCACCTCCACCGCGCTGCTCGACGCGTTTGAGTCGGCGGGGTTGACGGTCCTGGCGTTGGATAGCCGGGCGTGCGCGATCGGCCGGGTGCTCGAACCGCCGCGCCAAGGCCAACCGCAGCTGACCGCCGTGCTGGACATCGAGGCCGAGAACACCGAACTCACGCTAATCCACGACGGCAACGTGGTCTACCAACGCGCGCTGCTCGACTCCGGCTTGAATCAAGCCGCGAAACGCCTGGCAGACCACGGCCTTTCGGAAACGTCGGCCCGGTACAGCCTGTCCACGTTCGGGTTGGCCCACGTCGAACACGACTACGCCGAGCCGGTCCGCAAAGCTTTGGCTGGATTTGTCCGCGGGCTGGTGCAGGAAGCCGAGCCCGCGCTCGACTACGCTGCGCGGATCTACACCGATCTACCGATCGAACGGCTCGCCGTGGTTGGCTGCGGCGCCGCCGTGCCCGCGCTGGGGTATGAGCTGCAGCAACAGCTGCGCTTGGCCACGCCAGCCAAGCCGATCGAAGTGGCGTCGCTGGACCAGGCCGCGGCTTTCGCGGTCGCTTTGGGGATGGCTCTGCATCCCGAGGAGGTCGCATGGGCAGCGGCGTAA
- a CDS encoding type II secretion system F family protein yields MPTTISTARRAKPTAKPSKADRGPRLSLSARYHRQRNLLFVARQMQVLLASGTPVVSVLEGIERQTKDELWRDAIAGVRRSVEEGANLSAAMAQYPHLFDRVFRSLIEAGETAGKLPEMLDRLVKLTQKDIQMRSGILGALLYPAILLTVVVVVLCITLIVVVPRFTLLFESLSVPIPPTTQATVFASEVLRGYWWAVLTVLIGGGVGLFFWLRTDGGQQALHTLAIRMPIIGKLTQSFVTARIVRLLGVLMNSHLPLLQTLELVKASAGNRHYAALITRAEQAVGQGEPVSSAFNNPELITPSVYEAFRSGEASGRIAPSLITVADFLEEENDVIVRSLTKILEPLILIVLGGMVGLLAVSMFMPLFDLTAMAGGGQ; encoded by the coding sequence ATGCCCACGACCATCTCGACCGCCCGCCGGGCCAAGCCGACGGCCAAGCCGAGTAAGGCCGACCGAGGCCCGCGCTTGTCGCTGAGCGCCCGCTACCACCGCCAGCGGAACCTGCTGTTCGTCGCCCGGCAGATGCAGGTGTTGCTCGCCTCAGGCACGCCGGTGGTGTCGGTGCTCGAAGGGATCGAACGTCAGACGAAGGACGAGCTGTGGCGGGACGCGATCGCGGGTGTGCGGCGCAGCGTGGAAGAAGGCGCAAACCTCTCAGCCGCGATGGCGCAGTACCCGCACCTGTTCGACCGCGTGTTCCGCAGCCTGATCGAAGCGGGCGAGACCGCCGGCAAGCTGCCGGAGATGCTCGATCGGCTCGTCAAGCTGACGCAGAAAGATATCCAGATGCGCAGCGGCATCCTCGGCGCGCTGCTCTACCCCGCGATCCTGCTGACGGTGGTGGTCGTGGTGTTGTGCATCACGCTGATCGTGGTGGTGCCACGCTTCACGCTGCTGTTTGAATCGCTGAGTGTGCCCATCCCCCCGACCACGCAGGCGACGGTGTTCGCCAGCGAGGTGTTGCGCGGCTACTGGTGGGCGGTGCTTACCGTCCTGATTGGCGGGGGCGTGGGTCTGTTCTTCTGGCTGCGGACCGACGGCGGCCAACAGGCGCTGCACACCTTGGCGATCCGCATGCCGATCATCGGCAAGCTGACCCAGAGCTTTGTCACCGCCCGCATCGTGCGCCTGCTGGGCGTGCTCATGAACAGCCACCTGCCGCTGCTGCAGACGCTGGAGCTGGTGAAAGCCTCGGCCGGCAACCGGCACTACGCCGCACTGATCACCCGCGCCGAGCAGGCCGTGGGCCAGGGCGAGCCGGTAAGCAGCGCGTTCAACAACCCCGAGCTGATCACCCCTTCGGTGTACGAAGCGTTCCGCAGCGGCGAAGCCAGCGGGCGGATCGCACCGTCGCTGATCACCGTGGCCGACTTCCTCGAAGAAGAGAACGACGTGATCGTGCGTTCGCTGACCAAGATCCTCGAGCCGTTGATCCTCATCGTGCTCGGCGGGATGGTCGGGCTGCTGGCGGTGAGTATGTTCATGCCGCTGTTCGACCTGACCGCGATGGCGGGAGGTGGCCAATGA
- a CDS encoding GspE/PulE family protein gives MSTPPTPPSSETSRSPRNAAARARIGDLLLRDGAVTQEQLQEALGKQKSSGKLLGEVMVEAGLINSGQLVHTLAESLGVKGVQLRHGLMDPALLKVIGQDEAERLRVMPLFKVHGTMTVAMAEPQSLPTIDRLRQLTGCRVRPVLALEAEIRDFIKRYAGDDVDVDAFLTSLAETDVEVVEREQIDEDPDASLDRMVEGSPIVNLVNVAMLTAIKDGASDLHIEPDKKSTRIRYRVDGVLRDLMSPPPGMHSAIVSRVKVIGKMDIAEKRLPQEGRVRLVADGQDIDLRVSSMPTLLGEKLVVRVLDKRNLRVRMEDLGFRTEALESFKTMLHQPHGLVLVTGPTGSGKTTTLYSGLDLLRSPEHNIVTVEDPVEYQLDLINQIQVNEQVGLSFAKALRSILRQDPDVIMIGEIRDHETARVAVQAALTGHLVLATLHTNDAPGAVARLLDMGIEPYLLSGALNGVVAQRLARTVCPHCKTKYYPTEDALADAEIPDMSGKPFARGTGCAKCHNSGMLGRCGLYEVMEISPALRRFVHRGAASHEIREAWQKEGGRTLRQEGVEIAQRGDCSLEEILRVTHNDDLSEPEEGTDPPSAEQRRAAG, from the coding sequence GTGAGCACCCCACCGACCCCACCGAGTTCTGAAACCTCGCGTTCACCGCGAAACGCCGCGGCCCGTGCCCGCATCGGGGACCTGCTGCTGCGCGACGGTGCCGTGACGCAGGAACAGCTGCAGGAAGCGCTGGGCAAACAGAAATCCAGCGGCAAGCTGCTGGGCGAGGTGATGGTCGAGGCGGGCCTGATCAACTCCGGCCAGCTCGTGCACACCCTCGCCGAATCGCTCGGCGTCAAGGGCGTGCAACTCCGCCACGGCCTGATGGACCCGGCGCTGCTGAAAGTCATCGGGCAAGACGAAGCCGAGCGTCTGCGCGTGATGCCGCTGTTCAAGGTGCACGGCACGATGACGGTCGCGATGGCCGAGCCGCAGTCGCTGCCGACGATCGACCGCCTCCGTCAGCTCACGGGTTGCCGGGTGCGTCCGGTGCTCGCGCTCGAGGCCGAGATCCGCGACTTCATCAAGCGTTACGCCGGGGACGATGTGGACGTCGATGCGTTTCTGACTTCGTTGGCCGAGACGGACGTCGAGGTCGTCGAACGCGAACAGATCGACGAAGACCCCGACGCCAGCCTGGACCGCATGGTCGAGGGCAGCCCGATCGTGAACCTGGTCAACGTGGCGATGCTCACCGCGATCAAGGACGGCGCGAGCGACCTGCACATCGAGCCCGACAAGAAATCGACGCGCATCCGCTACCGCGTGGACGGCGTGCTGCGAGACCTGATGTCGCCCCCGCCGGGCATGCACAGCGCGATCGTCTCGCGGGTGAAGGTCATCGGGAAGATGGACATCGCCGAGAAACGCCTGCCGCAGGAAGGCCGGGTGCGCCTCGTCGCCGACGGGCAGGACATCGACCTGCGTGTGTCGAGCATGCCCACGCTGCTGGGCGAAAAGCTCGTCGTCCGCGTGCTGGACAAGCGCAACCTCCGCGTGCGCATGGAAGACCTGGGCTTCCGCACCGAAGCGCTCGAATCCTTCAAGACCATGCTGCACCAGCCGCACGGCCTGGTCCTGGTCACCGGTCCGACCGGCAGCGGCAAAACCACCACGCTCTACTCCGGCCTGGACCTGCTGCGTTCACCCGAACACAACATCGTCACCGTTGAAGACCCCGTGGAATATCAGCTCGACCTGATCAACCAGATCCAGGTCAACGAACAGGTCGGCCTCAGCTTCGCCAAGGCGCTGCGTTCGATCCTGCGCCAGGACCCCGACGTGATCATGATCGGCGAGATCCGCGACCACGAGACCGCCCGCGTCGCCGTGCAGGCTGCGCTCACCGGCCACCTCGTCCTCGCCACGCTGCACACCAACGACGCGCCGGGCGCGGTCGCCCGTCTCCTGGACATGGGCATCGAGCCCTACCTGCTCAGCGGCGCGCTCAACGGCGTCGTCGCCCAGCGGCTAGCGCGGACCGTCTGCCCGCACTGCAAGACCAAGTACTACCCGACGGAAGACGCGCTCGCCGACGCCGAGATCCCCGACATGAGCGGCAAGCCGTTCGCGCGCGGCACGGGCTGTGCCAAGTGCCACAACTCGGGCATGCTCGGGCGATGCGGCCTGTACGAAGTCATGGAAATCTCTCCCGCGCTGCGTCGCTTCGTGCACCGCGGCGCAGCGTCGCACGAGATCCGAGAAGCCTGGCAGAAAGAAGGCGGCCGAACGCTGCGGCAGGAAGGCGTGGAGATCGCGCAGCGTGGCGACTGCAGCCTCGAAGAAATCCTGCGTGTGACCCACAACGACGACCTGAGCGAGCCCGAGGAAGGCACGGACCCTCCGTCCGCTGAACAACGGAGGGCCGCGGGTTGA